The Paraburkholderia sp. FT54 genome includes the window ATAGCCGGCGATCTTCTTAGCGATCTCGCCGCGTTCGTCTTCCTCGAAGACAACACATGTCCGCAGGTAGTACAGCAGCAGCGAAGGCTCAAACAGCCCACGAATGAGCGCCTCCAATGTTGGCTTGCCGCCTTGGGCTGGACGCCAAGGTGCGAAGCGGCTCGGACCACTGGTAACGGAGCCGACGCGGGTCAAGAGACCATCGGAGGCGACTAGCAGAAGGTTGGACACAAACAGGTCGGGCGCACACTGCACGTAGCGCCCAAGCTGGTCGATCGCCGCATTCAAATTTGCGTTGGGATCCGTCGGATCCTTCAGCTCAATCACTGCGACCGGCAGGCCGTTAAGAAATACGGTCAAATCTGGGCGGATAATTTTTCCCGAAGACGCAGCGACGGTCAGTTGCCGCACTACTATCAGATCGTTCTGCCGGGGATTATCAAAATCCACTAGCCGCGCCCGTCCACCGCGAGTTTCGCCGCTCGCACTGTCGCGGTACTCTACCTCCACCCCGTCGATCAGTAATGTCTGGAACCAGCGGTTATTCTGTATGAACGTCGGGTGGGGCGGCCGAGCTAGGGTGCGGACGACTTGTTCGCACACCTCGTGAGGCAACGTTGAATTCAGTCGATGGAGCCCCGCACTAATTCTCCCTTGAAGAATGCACTGTGATGCATCGCTTCGCTCGCCAGCCTTATCGAGGTCAGAGCCGCTCTTGGTCACAAAGCCAAGTGCGCCAAAGTAGGCCGTGGCGACATCCTCAACTAGGCGTTCGGTTGGTGAGTTCATCGTCATTCCGATGCCCCGTTCGCATTGTCGCCGCCGCCGTTCATTCCATCTCGCTCGGCAATGAACTCGTTCAATGCTGTCTTGTACGCCTCACCGTCTGCGTGGAACAGTACGCGACTTGGCAGCAACTCCAGTCGGCCGAATCTGACGACCTCATAATCGCGATCGAAAGCATCATTAAAATCCGCATGATCTTCATAGTAAACGCGTGCACCAGGAGCCTGAATCAATGCGTCGCGGTGAATGCGGTATAGGAATGACACGATGGTATCCGCAGCCTGAGCCGCAAGCGTGGCCTGTCGGAGGTCGAGCCTGGCGGTATAGCTATCCCGCCCATGTGACGCCATCCCGTAGTTGTTCCGGAGTTCGCAGAGTCCTTGGATTGTCTGCAATAGCCCGCGTATCGTCTTCTCGACGGATTCACGTGCCTTTTGCGGATCTGGGTGGCTGCGAGGAAGGAGAGACAGCCGATTAGTTGTCTCGCGCAATAACTTTGGGGCATCCCAGTTGGGATCGGCAGGCTGGCCGATATCGGCAAGGACGGTCTTGCACACCGATTCGACCAACGTCTTTGAAAGATCAAATGCGAAGTCGGGCACACTCTCTAGTGTGCTTTCGATCGCATTGATCTGTTGCTCGATCGCCTCTGCAACGGGGCCATCCGCAAGTGCTGCGCGAGCACCAACCATCTGAAAGCGCAACTGGACCATCGAGGATTCAGCCATCGACGGCCTCGACGCGCGCACTACCACTCAATAGTCGAGGCAGTAAGTAGTCACGGAGCTCCTCTAGCTTTCGAGTCTCCATTTCGGACGCCTCGATCAAATC containing:
- a CDS encoding abortive infection family protein; this translates as MAESSMVQLRFQMVGARAALADGPVAEAIEQQINAIESTLESVPDFAFDLSKTLVESVCKTVLADIGQPADPNWDAPKLLRETTNRLSLLPRSHPDPQKARESVEKTIRGLLQTIQGLCELRNNYGMASHGRDSYTARLDLRQATLAAQAADTIVSFLYRIHRDALIQAPGARVYYEDHADFNDAFDRDYEVVRFGRLELLPSRVLFHADGEAYKTALNEFIAERDGMNGGGDNANGASE